In Populus trichocarpa isolate Nisqually-1 chromosome 16, P.trichocarpa_v4.1, whole genome shotgun sequence, a genomic segment contains:
- the LOC7468939 gene encoding transcription termination factor MTEF18, mitochondrial isoform X2, translated as MGLKPQEYSSLLPRDLMYLSDDDLLLENYHVMCNYGIARNKMGKIYKEATEVFRYDYGVLALKLKAYEKLGLSSSFIAKVVVRSPDLLIGDANIDFIKILELLRKGGLEYRRIEKLLSDKSTYNWSQLLSLLNLFGKAGYNDEQLSELISQKPWILREDSVDRALLLIGFLLKFGSTMNQICSLFLQFPKVQVEKFASNLRHCFLFLNEINMEAYEIGKLFRSHPIFIGSFTLKKTNSLLSRLNAGKKRICEVIQENPEIMKKWVKGSKIEWLPDSGEELRSQMLKTKFFLDLGFVENSDEMKRALKVFRGRGAELQERFDCLVIAGLDRKDVCEMIKVSPQILNQKKEVIEMKIDFLINDLGFPISSLVRFPSYLSYTMQRAKLRLTMYNWLKEQGKVNPMLSFSTIVGCTDNVFLSQYVDRHPRGPEIWEDLKKEICSA; from the coding sequence ATGGGTTTAAAACCTCAAGAGTATAGTTCTCTTCTTCCACGTGATCTGATGTATTTGAGTGATGATGATTTGCTGCTTGAGAATTATCATGTGATGTGTAATTATGGGATTGCGAGAAATAAGATGGGAAAGATTTATAAGGAAGCAACAGAAGTTTTTCGATATGATTATGGGGTCCTGGCATTGAAACTCAAAGCTTATGAGAAGCTGGGGCTTAGCTCTTCTTTTATAGCGAAGGTGGTTGTCCGTAGCCCTGATCTTTTGATTGGAGATGCGAACATTGACTTTATCAAGATATTGGAGTTATTGAGGAAAGGGGGACTTGAGTACCGTAGAATTGAGAAGCTTTTGTCGGATAAGAGCACTTACAACTGGAGCCAGTTGCTTTCACTTCTAAACTTATTTGGCAAGGCAGGTTACAATGATGAGCAGTTAAGTGAGCTGATAAGCCAAAAGCCATGGATTCTGCGTGAGGATTCAGTGGATAGGGCTCTTTTGCTAATCGGGTTCCTGCTTAAATTTGGATCCACGATGAACCAGATATGTTCCTTGTTTCTGCAGTTTCCCAAGGTACAGGTTGAGAAATTTGCCTCAAATTTGAGGCATTGCTTTCTGTTCTTGAATGAGATCAATATGGAGGCATATGAGATTGGGAAGCTTTTTCGTTCTCACCCTATATTTATAGGTTCATTTACGTTGAAGAAAACCAACAGTTTGCTTTCCCGTCTGAATGCTGGGAAGAAGCGAATTTGTGAAGTCATCCAGGAGAATCCAGAAATTATGAAGAAATGGGTGAAGGGATCAAAAATTGAATGGTTACCAGACTCGGGTGAGGAACTAAGATCTCAAATGCTGAAGACTAAGTTCTTCTTAGACTTGGGATTTGTAGAGAACTCAGATGAAATGAAAAGAGCACTTAAGGTTTTCCGGGGCAGAGGAGCAGAGCTTCAAGAGAGATTTGATTGTCTTGTGATAGCTGGTTTGGATAGAAAGGATGTTTGTGAAATGATAAAAGTATCCCCTCAAATTCTTAATCAGAAAAAGGAAGTTATTGAAATGAAGATTGATTTTCTCATAAATGATTTGGGTTTTCCCATATCATCTTTGGTCAGATTCCCTTCCTATCTCTCTTACACAATGCAAAGAGCTAAGCTTAGGTTAACAATGTATAATTGGCTCAAAGAGCAGGGAAAAGTTAATCCTATGCTTTCCTTCAGCACTATAGTTGGTTGCACAGATAATGTGTTCCTTAGTCAGTATGTAGATCGTCATCCTAGAGGCCCAGAAATTTGGGAggatttaaagaaagaaatttgttCTGCATAG
- the LOC7468939 gene encoding transcription termination factor MTEF18, mitochondrial isoform X1, with protein sequence MNHLHKLQILKRVSPNFFGRCRNPIWQVGSLCYIVENPRFYGTKTTVQTENLDRNLIGNDQSISKISDAARREAQASTALLEYLHSTRTFQFLDAEHMSKYSPVFVKNLLKKVNIDADIRRSITRYLRYHPINEFEIFFESMGLKPQEYSSLLPRDLMYLSDDDLLLENYHVMCNYGIARNKMGKIYKEATEVFRYDYGVLALKLKAYEKLGLSSSFIAKVVVRSPDLLIGDANIDFIKILELLRKGGLEYRRIEKLLSDKSTYNWSQLLSLLNLFGKAGYNDEQLSELISQKPWILREDSVDRALLLIGFLLKFGSTMNQICSLFLQFPKVQVEKFASNLRHCFLFLNEINMEAYEIGKLFRSHPIFIGSFTLKKTNSLLSRLNAGKKRICEVIQENPEIMKKWVKGSKIEWLPDSGEELRSQMLKTKFFLDLGFVENSDEMKRALKVFRGRGAELQERFDCLVIAGLDRKDVCEMIKVSPQILNQKKEVIEMKIDFLINDLGFPISSLVRFPSYLSYTMQRAKLRLTMYNWLKEQGKVNPMLSFSTIVGCTDNVFLSQYVDRHPRGPEIWEDLKKEICSA encoded by the coding sequence ATGAACCATTTGCACAAACTCCAAATTTTGAAAAGGGTTTCTCCCAATTTTTTTGGTAGATGCAGAAACCCAATATGGCAAGTGGGTTCTTTGTGCTACATTGTAGAAAACCCTAGGTTCTATGGGACAAAAACAACGGTTCAAACTGAGAATTTGGATAGAAATTTGATAGGTAATGATCAAAGCATTAGCAAAATCTCTGATGCAGCTAGAAGGGAAGCCCAGGCTTCAACTGCATTACTGGAGTATTTGCACTCCACTAGAACTTTTCAGTTTTTGGATGCCGAGCATATGAGCAAATACTCAcctgtttttgttaaaaacctACTAAAGAAGGTTAATATTGATGCAGATATTAGGCGGTCCATTACCCGTTACTTGCGTTACCACCCGATTAATGAATTTGAGATTTTCTTTGAGAGTATGGGTTTAAAACCTCAAGAGTATAGTTCTCTTCTTCCACGTGATCTGATGTATTTGAGTGATGATGATTTGCTGCTTGAGAATTATCATGTGATGTGTAATTATGGGATTGCGAGAAATAAGATGGGAAAGATTTATAAGGAAGCAACAGAAGTTTTTCGATATGATTATGGGGTCCTGGCATTGAAACTCAAAGCTTATGAGAAGCTGGGGCTTAGCTCTTCTTTTATAGCGAAGGTGGTTGTCCGTAGCCCTGATCTTTTGATTGGAGATGCGAACATTGACTTTATCAAGATATTGGAGTTATTGAGGAAAGGGGGACTTGAGTACCGTAGAATTGAGAAGCTTTTGTCGGATAAGAGCACTTACAACTGGAGCCAGTTGCTTTCACTTCTAAACTTATTTGGCAAGGCAGGTTACAATGATGAGCAGTTAAGTGAGCTGATAAGCCAAAAGCCATGGATTCTGCGTGAGGATTCAGTGGATAGGGCTCTTTTGCTAATCGGGTTCCTGCTTAAATTTGGATCCACGATGAACCAGATATGTTCCTTGTTTCTGCAGTTTCCCAAGGTACAGGTTGAGAAATTTGCCTCAAATTTGAGGCATTGCTTTCTGTTCTTGAATGAGATCAATATGGAGGCATATGAGATTGGGAAGCTTTTTCGTTCTCACCCTATATTTATAGGTTCATTTACGTTGAAGAAAACCAACAGTTTGCTTTCCCGTCTGAATGCTGGGAAGAAGCGAATTTGTGAAGTCATCCAGGAGAATCCAGAAATTATGAAGAAATGGGTGAAGGGATCAAAAATTGAATGGTTACCAGACTCGGGTGAGGAACTAAGATCTCAAATGCTGAAGACTAAGTTCTTCTTAGACTTGGGATTTGTAGAGAACTCAGATGAAATGAAAAGAGCACTTAAGGTTTTCCGGGGCAGAGGAGCAGAGCTTCAAGAGAGATTTGATTGTCTTGTGATAGCTGGTTTGGATAGAAAGGATGTTTGTGAAATGATAAAAGTATCCCCTCAAATTCTTAATCAGAAAAAGGAAGTTATTGAAATGAAGATTGATTTTCTCATAAATGATTTGGGTTTTCCCATATCATCTTTGGTCAGATTCCCTTCCTATCTCTCTTACACAATGCAAAGAGCTAAGCTTAGGTTAACAATGTATAATTGGCTCAAAGAGCAGGGAAAAGTTAATCCTATGCTTTCCTTCAGCACTATAGTTGGTTGCACAGATAATGTGTTCCTTAGTCAGTATGTAGATCGTCATCCTAGAGGCCCAGAAATTTGGGAggatttaaagaaagaaatttgttCTGCATAG